AGGCATGTGATTCTCTGCATATAGGTGATAATCTTCGCATCGATGTGGCAGGCTCGAACAAAGCCGGGATCGGCTCGATATGGTATAACCGAAGGAACAAGCGTCCTGTCGATGGCATCCATCCGATGTTCACCATATCAGACATGGAAGAAGTTTTGGAGATCGTTAACCTGATGTTCCCGCAGCATCGATGATATGGTAAACAGTATGCACTGATGAGTTGACTCATCGTATTTCTTGATTTCCAAGGCAAATGCCCTAGGCAAAGAACGAGAACAGCACCGACAATAAGACCGTGATGTAAACTGCTTGGAAGCTCCCGGTTCCGCCGAGATTGACATAAGCGCTTCCACGCTCTTTTATTGAGTGTAATCGTGTCACCATCCCAATCAGTATGCCCAGAACGCCTGAAACGAGGATCACGGGTGCGATGCTTTGGGGTGATAAGGCTAATGCGAACGGGATCGTTAAAAATCCGATACAACTGGGAACCGTTATGCCCACTCCACTTTTCGGTTCAGATAGCAGGTTTGTGGCAACTATCATGATCAACGTGATCAGTATAGTCTCCAGCATGGGTGTGATGTGAAAAACGCTCAGAGCAAACAGCAATGGCAAGATAAATCCACCTATGTTCAGGGTAACCATCGTATTATATATGCGTGGATCCCCGCTCTCCAGTTCCTCTTTCAACGGTACGGAATAAACCTCTCCCAATAGCAAAGCCTCATGACTAGTATAATCTGGTTTCTTCGTCCTTGTACGGTATAGTGGCATCTCAAAAACTTGCAATAAGAATATCGCGGCGATTATGGCAAACAATGTATTAGGGAAAAGCCCAAGAGAATTGCCCAACTTTCCCACATAACACAGGTAAAATATCGGGAGCAATAAAAAGCCAAACAGCGCAAACATTTTCGAATCTGGCTTGTTGATGAGGCCCCTGACCATCCTACCACCCTAGAGCAAGTTGTTCGTTGGCTACTTAAATATACCGTAGAAAGGCACGCTCCTCTTCGTCATCTTATATGGGGGCTAACCGAGGATTTCCTGGATATCTCTCTCCTTTTTCTGCTTCTCAAGATAACCATATACGGGTGCATGTGGCGCCCCCCTGATCAACATTTCGATGCCCCTTCTTACGATCTGGATTTGGTCTGGTGTGCCTATTATTCCAACTGTTTTTGCATAGACCGAAATCTTTGCGCCCGTCAATGTCTCCATTAGCTCTCTTGTCCTTCCACCCTTTCCAATTATCCGTCCCTTCACTCGTATGATGTCTTTTTTCGCCTTAAGCATCTTGGATAAATCTATTGTGTCCAACATGAGCATTTCATCTTCGAGTAATGAAAGTGCCCTTTCAGGACTGAAACCCCGTCCAATCGCCTTGATAACCTCGCCTGCCGTCATCTCCTTCAGGGAATCAGAGGAGTTGATCTGGACACTCCCCAATTTACTGTCGATGTTAAGGTTGACGCCGAGTTTTTCAATTATACTTTTGGTGCTTCCATTAGCACCAATTATAACCCCCACCCTATCTAGTGGAACTTTAACATACATTGAACTCACCTGATCTTTGCAACGACCTCTTCATCGGAACATTCCACGCCCAACTTTCTAAAAAATCTAACTACATTCTTCACGTCCCTAAGAAGAAAAGCCTCAGCATTAGGGTGGTCCCTTGTGACGGACTGCCCCATATCGATGAAAATCGGTGAGCCATCATACAAGATGTTGTACTCACTCAAATCAGCATGAACCAACTTTGATTTATTGTAAAGGATGCTCATATAGTCCACGATCTTGGCGAGCAGCCCAGCGGGGTCCTCAATTTCATGTGCTACCTCCTTTAGCAGAGGTGCCGGACGTTCATCCTTTCCGATGAACTCCATAACCAAGATGTTCCTTTCCACCACCATCGGTTTCGGAACCCTAACTCCGGCTTCATATGCCTTACCCAGATTTCGCAACTCTTTTCGAGCCCAAGCAAACACGATGTCTTTTTTGCTATGTTTTATGTTTTTGAATCTGGGATCGCCTGTCAAATATTCCTGCATCGCCTTGAAGTCACTGGTAGCTATTTTATATATCTTGATGGCAAGCTCGCCCTCTTTACCGATGGCATGAAACACGTTTGACTCTTTTCCGGTACTGACGACTCCGCCCATTGCATTGATGATATTCTTGCTTGCGAGTCTATACAGGGCTTTCAGCGTGGGAACGTCAAATACGTCGCCCCATACTTTTAGATCCTCAGAATCTTTTACCCTTACTCGCAGTCGTTCAATCTTTTCGTCGATTCTTTGAATCTCCTTCATGTTTTGCCTTTTAAGTATCCCCTGCGCTCCAGCCAATCCACCTGCGGAGAGGTGTATCTCCAAGTCACATCTGCTTTATCGTCCTGGAAATCCCAAGGCACGATGATTACGACATCTCCGTTGCGTATCCAAATCCGCTTTTTCATCTTACCGGGTATTCTGCCCAGTCTTGTCTTTCCATCCAAACATCTAACGCTCACTCGATTAGCGCCAAGCATGCCCTCCACGATACCCAGCATCTCTTTACCCTTGGGAATTCGCACACGTACGATCTCTTCTTCTTGATTCAAATTAACACCTCTCGTACGGGGTCCAAGATCTCATTTACATATTCTATTGCAGCATTCTTCATGTCCAAAGGATGCAATGTGTCGGAAACGAAATCCCTCTCCAGAGAATCATAGGATGCATAATGCAGGTCTCCTCCAAACTTGTCTGGACGTTTGATCGTGACTTCGGAGAATCTAGGAAAGATATGGTATCTGAACAATTGGACTATCGGGTTATCCTTTACTTGCTTTGGACAAAAGGCATCGCTAATCTTTTGTTTGACTTGCTCACCGGAATCATCCACTGAAATGTAATTTTCCTTTGATGAACTCATCTTTGCTCCATCCAATCCAACTAAAATCGGTATATGTATGCATATCGGAGCTCTTAGCCCAAGCTTTGGCATCACCTCTCTGGCCAGCATATGGATCTTACGCTGATCCATGCCTCCTACTGCAACATCTATACCAAGCTCTATTATATCTGCCACCTGCAAGACCGGGTATACCACGTTAGAGGTTTTCATGTTTTTTGGGTCCCGAGCT
The genomic region above belongs to Methanocellales archaeon and contains:
- a CDS encoding tyrosine--tRNA ligase, with translation MDKLSLVTRNVEEIVTLDELKELIESKKRLTAYVGYEPSGKIHMGHVLTVNKLLDLQKAGFEIIVLLADLHAYLNEKGELEEIRGMAKENKEAFKAMGLDPNKTTFVLGGSDGYDLSDKDGFQMTPEYQMLSHRLMSHITEKRAIRSMKMIARDPKNMKTSNVVYPVLQVADIIELGIDVAVGGMDQRKIHMLAREVMPKLGLRAPICIHIPILVGLDGAKMSSSKENYISVDDSGEQVKQKISDAFCPKQVKDNPIVQLFRYHIFPRFSEVTIKRPDKFGGDLHYASYDSLERDFVSDTLHPLDMKNAAIEYVNEILDPVREVLI
- a CDS encoding DUF1614 domain-containing protein, whose product is MVRGLINKPDSKMFALFGFLLLPIFYLCYVGKLGNSLGLFPNTLFAIIAAIFLLQVFEMPLYRTRTKKPDYTSHEALLLGEVYSVPLKEELESGDPRIYNTMVTLNIGGFILPLLFALSVFHITPMLETILITLIMIVATNLLSEPKSGVGITVPSCIGFLTIPFALALSPQSIAPVILVSGVLGILIGMVTRLHSIKERGSAYVNLGGTGSFQAVYITVLLSVLFSFFA
- the eif1A gene encoding translation initiation factor eIF-1A → MLGIVEGMLGANRVSVRCLDGKTRLGRIPGKMKKRIWIRNGDVVIIVPWDFQDDKADVTWRYTSPQVDWLERRGYLKGKT
- a CDS encoding KH domain-containing protein, which gives rise to MYVKVPLDRVGVIIGANGSTKSIIEKLGVNLNIDSKLGSVQINSSDSLKEMTAGEVIKAIGRGFSPERALSLLEDEMLMLDTIDLSKMLKAKKDIIRVKGRIIGKGGRTRELMETLTGAKISVYAKTVGIIGTPDQIQIVRRGIEMLIRGAPHAPVYGYLEKQKKERDIQEILG
- a CDS encoding serine protein kinase RIO gives rise to the protein MKEIQRIDEKIERLRVRVKDSEDLKVWGDVFDVPTLKALYRLASKNIINAMGGVVSTGKESNVFHAIGKEGELAIKIYKIATSDFKAMQEYLTGDPRFKNIKHSKKDIVFAWARKELRNLGKAYEAGVRVPKPMVVERNILVMEFIGKDERPAPLLKEVAHEIEDPAGLLAKIVDYMSILYNKSKLVHADLSEYNILYDGSPIFIDMGQSVTRDHPNAEAFLLRDVKNVVRFFRKLGVECSDEEVVAKIR